Proteins co-encoded in one Synechococcus elongatus PCC 6301 genomic window:
- a CDS encoding NAD(P)/FAD-dependent oxidoreductase encodes MVSANSAICILGGGFGGLYTALALAQQSWQGASRPPIHLIDRGDRFVFLPLLYELITGELQGWEVAPRYRDLLANTPVQFHRGVVSEVDLQQQLVVLESGQVFEFGQLVLALGGETPRDLAPGAETHALPFRSLDDAIALNTRLSELEHQPDRQIRIAIVGAGPSGVELACKLADRLGDRAWIRLIELGEDILRNSPEFNREAAERALQQRQILLDLKTGVAAVEADAIVLQRGEQTERLSNIDLVLWTVGNRVPAAVAALDLPKNARGQLQTALTLQISGHNNLFALGDLAELPLVDGKAIPATAQAAFQQANCLAANLIAQRREQPLSDFQYQALGEMLALGSGNATLTGLGLTLEGPLAAVARRLAYLYRMPTPTQQCRVGLNWLLQPLDSLLHS; translated from the coding sequence ATGGTCAGCGCCAACTCAGCAATCTGTATCCTCGGCGGTGGCTTTGGTGGTCTCTATACCGCGCTAGCGCTGGCTCAGCAGTCTTGGCAGGGGGCCAGTCGGCCGCCGATTCATTTGATTGACCGTGGCGATCGCTTTGTTTTTTTGCCGCTGCTCTACGAACTGATCACGGGTGAACTCCAAGGCTGGGAAGTCGCGCCCCGCTACCGCGATCTGCTGGCAAATACGCCGGTGCAATTCCATCGGGGGGTTGTTAGCGAGGTCGATCTCCAGCAACAGCTTGTCGTATTGGAGTCGGGACAAGTTTTTGAGTTTGGTCAGCTCGTGTTGGCTTTGGGGGGTGAAACGCCTCGTGATCTCGCCCCCGGTGCAGAAACTCACGCCCTACCGTTCCGCAGTTTGGACGACGCGATCGCCCTCAATACTCGCTTGAGTGAGCTGGAACATCAGCCCGATCGCCAGATCCGCATTGCGATCGTGGGAGCGGGTCCCAGTGGGGTCGAGCTGGCCTGCAAACTGGCCGATCGCTTGGGCGATCGCGCCTGGATTCGCCTGATTGAGCTGGGTGAAGACATTCTGCGCAACTCGCCAGAATTTAACCGTGAAGCGGCAGAACGAGCTTTACAGCAGCGCCAGATTCTCTTGGATCTGAAAACCGGTGTGGCTGCCGTCGAAGCTGATGCGATCGTGCTGCAGCGCGGGGAGCAAACGGAACGACTCAGCAACATCGATCTGGTCTTGTGGACGGTTGGCAACCGAGTGCCCGCAGCCGTTGCCGCTCTGGATTTACCCAAAAATGCTCGAGGTCAACTACAAACCGCGCTGACCCTACAAATCAGCGGTCACAATAACCTTTTCGCGCTGGGTGACTTGGCAGAGCTACCACTGGTGGATGGCAAAGCGATTCCGGCCACCGCTCAGGCAGCGTTCCAGCAGGCAAACTGTCTGGCTGCGAATTTGATCGCTCAACGCCGTGAGCAACCTTTGAGCGATTTCCAATACCAAGCCTTGGGTGAAATGCTGGCGCTGGGTTCCGGCAACGCCACATTGACAGGACTCGGGTTGACTTTGGAAGGCCCCCTAGCGGCAGTCGCCCGCCGCTTGGCCTACCTTTACCGGATGCCCACTCCAACGCAACAATGTCGCGTAGGTCTGAATTGGCTCCTGCAACCGTTGGACTCGCTGCTGCATTCCTAA
- a CDS encoding phosphoadenylyl-sulfate reductase codes for MPALLPSLTEINAQLADQAATQIIQWAATEFGSGLVLSTSFGIQSAVMLHLATQVQPDIPVIWIDTGYLPTETYRFAAELTERLKLNLKVYQSEISPARMEALYGRLWESESVEDFNRYDQMRKVEPMNRALQELGATAWLSGVRRQQTAHRQSMEIVELKRDRYAIRPILGWHSRDVYQYLTAHDLPYHPLFDQGYVTVGDWHSSRPLQADDSDERSTRFRGLKQECGLHL; via the coding sequence ATGCCTGCTTTGCTGCCCAGCCTGACCGAAATCAATGCCCAGCTTGCTGATCAAGCAGCAACGCAGATCATTCAGTGGGCAGCAACTGAATTTGGATCGGGGCTGGTGCTCAGCACGAGTTTTGGCATTCAGTCGGCGGTGATGCTGCACTTGGCGACTCAGGTGCAGCCGGATATTCCGGTGATCTGGATCGACACGGGTTATCTGCCTACGGAAACCTATCGGTTTGCGGCAGAGCTGACGGAACGGCTCAAGCTGAATCTGAAGGTCTATCAATCGGAGATCAGCCCGGCGCGGATGGAAGCGCTCTATGGCCGGCTCTGGGAAAGCGAGTCGGTGGAAGACTTCAACCGCTATGACCAAATGCGCAAGGTGGAGCCGATGAATCGTGCCCTGCAAGAACTGGGTGCAACGGCTTGGTTGTCGGGCGTACGACGGCAGCAAACGGCGCATCGCCAGTCAATGGAAATTGTCGAACTCAAACGCGATCGCTATGCGATTCGGCCGATTCTTGGTTGGCACTCCCGCGACGTTTATCAGTACCTGACTGCTCACGATCTGCCCTACCATCCGCTCTTTGATCAGGGCTACGTCACCGTTGGTGACTGGCATTCCAGCCGCCCCCTGCAAGCAGATGACAGTGATGAGCGCAGCACCCGGTTCCGGGGCTTGAAGCAAGAGTGTGGCCTGCACTTGTAA
- a CDS encoding O-methyltransferase, with product MGQQVFVTAAIADYLQAMTPPEPAVLQMWRQQTATHAAAKLGITPTQSQFLALLVQIGGYQRVLELGTGLGYSALAMAIALPPTGSILTLDRDRQTTDLARQYWESLGFGDRIQLLQGEIRPALQQLQQQGDRFDFIWIDADKRATADYFQTARSLLTPKGLIAVDNVLWSGRVADPEDGDRRTQALRNFNAAIAADPNLQVSLLPLGDGITLIRTCD from the coding sequence ATGGGGCAACAAGTCTTTGTCACGGCAGCGATCGCGGACTATCTGCAGGCAATGACGCCGCCGGAACCAGCAGTTTTGCAGATGTGGCGGCAACAAACCGCGACTCATGCCGCCGCTAAGTTGGGAATTACGCCGACCCAATCGCAATTTTTAGCCTTGCTTGTGCAGATTGGTGGCTATCAACGGGTCTTAGAGCTGGGCACGGGCTTGGGCTACAGCGCCCTTGCAATGGCGATCGCCCTGCCACCAACCGGCTCGATTCTGACTCTCGATCGCGATCGCCAAACCACAGACTTGGCAAGGCAATATTGGGAATCGCTTGGCTTTGGCGATCGCATTCAACTGTTGCAAGGCGAAATTCGTCCCGCCCTCCAGCAGTTGCAACAACAGGGCGATCGCTTCGACTTTATTTGGATTGATGCCGATAAGCGCGCCACCGCTGACTATTTCCAAACAGCGCGATCGCTCCTTACTCCCAAGGGATTGATCGCCGTCGATAACGTGCTCTGGTCTGGTCGAGTTGCTGATCCTGAGGATGGCGATCGCCGCACTCAAGCCCTGCGCAACTTCAATGCCGCGATCGCGGCTGATCCAAACCTTCAGGTCAGTCTGCTGCCGCTCGGAGACGGGATCACCCTGATTCGAACCTGCGACTAA
- a CDS encoding protochlorophyllide reductase gives MSETQQPTVIITGASSGVGLYGAKALAARGWHVVMACRNLQKAAEAAKSLGINPENYSLMEIDLGSLASVRRFVDQFRATGRSLDALVCNAAVYLPRLKEPQRSPEGYEISVATNHFGHFLLCNLLLDDLKRSPAPEKRLVILGTVTANSKELGGKIPIPAPADLGNLEGLEAGFKAPIAMIDGKKFKPGKAYKDSKLCNMITTRELHRRFHDSTGIVFGSLYPGCVADTPLFRNTPKLFQKIFPWFQKNITGGYFTQELAGERVAQVVADPEFKTSGVHWSWGNRQQKDRQSFVQELSDKASDDRTAQRLWDLSAKLVGL, from the coding sequence ATGAGCGAGACGCAGCAACCCACTGTCATCATTACGGGCGCTTCCTCGGGCGTGGGTCTCTACGGTGCGAAGGCGCTGGCAGCCCGTGGCTGGCACGTGGTGATGGCTTGCCGCAACCTGCAGAAAGCAGCTGAGGCCGCCAAGTCCTTGGGAATTAACCCCGAGAACTACAGCCTGATGGAAATTGATCTCGGTTCGCTGGCAAGTGTGCGTCGCTTTGTCGATCAGTTTCGTGCCACAGGTCGCAGCCTTGATGCATTGGTCTGCAATGCCGCTGTCTATCTGCCGCGCTTAAAAGAGCCGCAACGCAGTCCCGAAGGCTACGAAATTTCCGTGGCAACCAATCACTTCGGTCACTTCTTGCTCTGCAATCTCCTGCTGGATGATTTGAAGCGATCGCCCGCTCCTGAAAAACGCTTGGTGATCCTTGGCACTGTGACGGCTAACTCCAAGGAACTGGGTGGCAAAATTCCGATTCCGGCACCGGCGGATCTCGGTAACCTTGAGGGACTAGAAGCTGGTTTCAAAGCCCCGATCGCGATGATCGACGGCAAGAAATTCAAGCCGGGCAAGGCCTACAAAGACAGCAAGCTCTGCAACATGATCACGACGCGGGAGCTACATCGCCGCTTCCACGACAGCACCGGCATCGTCTTCGGCTCGCTCTATCCGGGCTGCGTTGCTGATACACCGCTGTTCCGCAACACGCCTAAGCTGTTCCAAAAAATCTTCCCGTGGTTCCAGAAGAACATCACGGGCGGCTACTTCACCCAAGAACTGGCCGGTGAACGGGTTGCACAAGTCGTTGCTGATCCAGAATTCAAAACCTCTGGCGTCCACTGGAGCTGGGGTAACCGCCAGCAAAAGGATCGCCAGTCCTTTGTCCAGGAACTTTCTGATAAAGCCAGCGACGATCGCACAGCACAACGCCTCTGGGATTTGAGCGCCAAACTCGTCGGTCTCTAG
- a CDS encoding four-carbon acid sugar kinase family protein — translation MTDFKIIVLDDDPTGSQTVHSCPLLLRWDVETLVTGLRHPSLLCFILANTRSLSTEAAAARTREICRNLQQAIAQLRLQHWLIISRGDSTLRGHFWTEPQAIAAELGPFQAQFLVPAFLEGGRITRQGWHLLRTPRGDRPLHETEFAQDPLFGYRTSYLPTFLATQAEDPSLSDRIPVLTADNLETAFTTASATSDRWFVVDAETPDQLQQFANRLKAAVLNHGHYLCRSAASLLSALAQLPLQPIAPQQFGQLNPQHRTGVVVVGSWTTISTGQLEALLEQPQVAAIAVPIEPFVESDGRDRPPLAEDLDRQIQQALQQGQTPVIFTERQFHACASPEQQQQLSRAIADFLAERVCALPAEIGYLICKGGITTNTILANLDAAIVELRGQIRTGVNLVQLPASHQKFPSLPIVSFPGNIGDRHDLVTIQQILSSAS, via the coding sequence GTGACTGATTTCAAAATCATTGTTCTGGATGACGATCCTACGGGATCGCAGACCGTGCACAGTTGCCCATTGCTGTTGCGCTGGGATGTCGAGACGCTTGTAACTGGACTGCGTCATCCATCGTTGCTCTGTTTCATTCTGGCGAACACACGATCGCTCAGCACTGAGGCCGCCGCTGCCCGAACTCGCGAGATCTGCCGCAACTTACAGCAAGCGATCGCTCAGCTCAGGCTCCAGCATTGGCTGATTATCAGTCGCGGTGACTCGACTCTGCGCGGTCATTTCTGGACGGAACCCCAAGCGATCGCGGCTGAACTAGGCCCATTTCAAGCGCAATTTCTCGTTCCTGCTTTTCTGGAGGGTGGCCGGATCACGCGGCAAGGCTGGCACCTCCTGCGAACTCCTAGGGGCGATCGCCCCTTGCATGAAACAGAATTTGCCCAAGATCCGCTGTTTGGCTATCGCACCAGTTATCTACCCACTTTTCTGGCGACTCAAGCCGAGGATCCCAGTCTGAGCGATCGCATTCCGGTCTTGACTGCCGACAATCTAGAAACTGCTTTTACAACTGCATCTGCAACGAGCGATCGCTGGTTTGTGGTCGATGCAGAAACCCCTGATCAACTGCAACAGTTTGCCAATCGCCTCAAAGCCGCAGTTCTCAACCACGGTCACTACCTCTGTCGCAGTGCTGCCAGCCTACTCAGTGCTTTGGCGCAACTGCCGCTGCAACCGATCGCACCCCAGCAATTCGGCCAACTCAATCCGCAGCATCGTACTGGTGTTGTGGTTGTTGGCTCTTGGACGACAATCAGCACAGGGCAACTCGAAGCTTTATTGGAACAACCGCAGGTTGCCGCGATCGCAGTTCCGATTGAGCCATTTGTCGAGTCTGACGGTCGCGATCGCCCCCCGCTCGCGGAGGATCTCGATCGCCAGATTCAGCAAGCTTTGCAGCAAGGTCAAACGCCTGTGATCTTCACTGAGCGGCAATTTCACGCCTGCGCCAGCCCAGAGCAGCAACAGCAACTGAGTCGAGCGATCGCGGATTTTCTGGCTGAGCGCGTCTGTGCTTTACCCGCAGAGATTGGCTATCTGATCTGTAAGGGCGGGATCACGACCAACACGATTCTGGCGAACTTGGATGCCGCGATCGTGGAGTTGCGCGGACAAATTCGGACTGGCGTCAATTTGGTGCAGCTTCCCGCCAGCCATCAAAAATTCCCCAGTCTGCCGATTGTCAGCTTCCCGGGGAATATTGGCGATCGCCACGATTTGGTGACGATTCAGCAGATTCTCAGTAGCGCTAGTTAA
- a CDS encoding 3-deoxy-7-phosphoheptulonate synthase, translating into MKQTSDLHVVETRSLISPAEIHQKLPLSETAADLVASTRDRVRSILRNSDRRLLVIVGPCSIHDVNAAYDYGQKLLPLREELADELEIVMRVYFEKPRTTVGWKGLINDPHLDGSYDINTGIQRARKLLLGLADMGLPAATELLDPIIPQYIADVIAWTAIGARTTESQTHREMASGLSMPIGFKNGTDGSFHIAANAMLSASQPHHFLGINHDGLASIVSTTGNPDGHLVLRGGSKGPNYAAADIEEAAYQLASMGLHARVMVDCSHGNSNKDYRRQSVVLSDLAEQVAEGSRHLMGVMIESHLVEGNQPIPADLSELRYGQSITDPCVDFPTTEKMLRELARAQRGLVPSLA; encoded by the coding sequence ATGAAACAGACTTCCGATCTCCACGTCGTCGAGACGCGTTCCTTGATCAGTCCTGCGGAAATTCACCAGAAGCTGCCCCTTTCCGAGACAGCAGCAGACTTGGTGGCTTCTACCCGCGATCGCGTTCGTAGCATTTTGCGCAATAGCGATCGCCGCCTGTTGGTGATTGTCGGGCCCTGCTCCATTCACGACGTCAACGCAGCTTACGACTACGGCCAAAAGCTCTTGCCACTGCGCGAAGAGCTGGCGGATGAACTTGAAATCGTGATGCGGGTCTACTTTGAAAAGCCCCGCACGACGGTCGGCTGGAAAGGATTGATCAACGATCCCCACCTCGACGGCAGCTACGACATCAATACCGGCATCCAGCGGGCTCGCAAGTTATTGCTCGGTTTGGCAGATATGGGCTTGCCCGCCGCGACAGAACTGCTCGACCCGATTATTCCGCAGTACATCGCTGATGTAATTGCTTGGACGGCGATTGGGGCGCGAACCACCGAAAGTCAAACTCACCGCGAAATGGCTTCGGGCCTGTCGATGCCGATCGGCTTCAAAAATGGCACCGATGGTAGCTTCCATATCGCAGCCAATGCCATGCTTTCCGCCAGCCAGCCCCACCATTTCCTGGGAATTAACCATGACGGTCTGGCCAGCATTGTCTCGACCACCGGCAATCCAGACGGTCATTTAGTGCTGCGCGGCGGCAGCAAAGGTCCAAATTACGCAGCAGCGGACATTGAAGAAGCAGCCTATCAACTGGCTAGCATGGGCCTCCATGCACGAGTGATGGTGGACTGCAGCCACGGCAACTCCAACAAGGACTATCGCCGTCAGTCAGTGGTGCTCTCAGATCTGGCCGAACAGGTTGCTGAGGGATCGCGTCACCTGATGGGCGTGATGATTGAAAGCCACCTGGTTGAAGGCAATCAACCCATCCCAGCCGACTTGTCAGAGTTGCGCTACGGCCAAAGCATCACCGATCCCTGCGTCGACTTTCCGACCACAGAGAAAATGCTGCGGGAGCTAGCCCGAGCCCAGCGCGGCTTAGTCCCGTCCTTGGCTTAA
- a CDS encoding NfeD family protein — translation MISVYWFCFLFGGIFVALAAVGGLDHDFGHDFDSDFDHSFDAEAAVEPDVAADVDLPEPPSSGRRLWLPITSFKFWTFGLCFFGMTGLLLGWLNPNLPGSLQLGLAIAMGLLLGTGMAGLLRQLRNRQVDSLVRSTDLVGARGIVVLPFNAQSRGKVQLEVKNSVIELSACTDSPLDFQRGDEVVVLRSEGQRLWVIGRTELDLQP, via the coding sequence ATGATCAGCGTCTATTGGTTTTGCTTTTTATTCGGTGGCATTTTTGTGGCACTTGCCGCTGTCGGAGGGCTGGACCACGATTTCGGTCATGACTTCGACTCTGACTTTGACCACAGTTTTGACGCTGAAGCAGCGGTTGAGCCCGATGTAGCCGCTGATGTCGATCTGCCAGAGCCTCCAAGTTCAGGGCGGCGGCTGTGGTTGCCGATTACCAGCTTTAAGTTTTGGACCTTTGGCCTTTGTTTCTTTGGCATGACGGGTCTGCTGCTGGGCTGGCTCAATCCGAACTTGCCGGGCTCTCTGCAGTTGGGCCTTGCGATCGCGATGGGTCTGCTGCTGGGTACGGGCATGGCTGGTCTGCTGCGGCAGTTGCGCAATCGCCAGGTCGATAGTCTGGTGCGGAGTACGGATCTGGTTGGTGCCCGCGGCATCGTTGTCTTGCCTTTCAATGCCCAAAGCCGCGGCAAGGTGCAGCTGGAAGTCAAAAACAGTGTGATTGAGCTCAGTGCTTGTACCGATTCGCCCTTGGATTTTCAGCGGGGCGATGAAGTGGTGGTGCTGCGATCGGAAGGGCAACGACTGTGGGTGATTGGTCGCACGGAATTAGATCTGCAACCTTGA
- a CDS encoding flotillin family protein: MSLLPQYSPLVLAQFESQPSSRNTGQESDWVGGTLGFGIVGFLVLFVILKSCLRICNPNEILIVSGRKHRNPKGEMVGYRVLFGGRTLTIPVIETVKRMDVTTMPVPVEVTNAYAKGGTPINIQAIANVKVSTDPRLVGNAIERFLDRNRSEIARVARETLEGNLRGVVATLTPEEVNEDRLRFAERIAEDVSHDLSKLGLRLDTLKIQSVADDVDYLKSIGRRRIAQITRDAEIAEAEALGEADRREADAQQQAEVARAQAATVVQQRQNELRKIKAQLDQQVRSEEERTTAAAKEARARAEQRLQSLRAELEKLRLEADEVLPAEAQRVAKTLQARGSAAVLAENAKAAAEVSDRLSQVWRSAGPEAAELFLIQQIEMVLREAAQIPGRLHLHKVRVVDGGDGQALARLINAYPEIVQQFLQRVDSTLGLDVIGTLSRRPGGEV; the protein is encoded by the coding sequence ATGTCCCTGCTCCCGCAATATTCCCCGCTGGTGCTAGCGCAATTTGAATCTCAGCCGTCCAGCCGTAATACCGGACAAGAAAGTGACTGGGTGGGCGGCACCCTCGGCTTTGGGATTGTTGGATTCCTTGTCCTGTTTGTCATCCTCAAATCCTGCCTGCGCATTTGTAACCCCAACGAAATTCTGATTGTGTCGGGGCGAAAGCATCGCAATCCCAAAGGGGAGATGGTGGGCTACCGTGTGCTGTTTGGTGGACGGACGCTGACGATCCCGGTGATCGAAACTGTCAAGCGCATGGACGTGACTACGATGCCCGTACCGGTTGAGGTGACTAATGCCTACGCCAAGGGCGGCACACCGATCAATATCCAAGCGATCGCCAACGTCAAAGTTTCAACGGATCCCCGCTTGGTCGGCAATGCGATCGAACGCTTCCTCGATCGCAATCGCTCTGAAATTGCCCGCGTCGCCCGCGAAACCCTAGAGGGCAACTTACGAGGGGTGGTCGCGACCCTCACTCCTGAAGAGGTCAATGAAGACCGGCTGCGGTTCGCGGAACGGATTGCTGAGGATGTCAGCCACGATCTCTCGAAATTAGGGCTGCGGTTGGACACGCTCAAAATTCAAAGTGTGGCCGACGATGTGGACTACCTCAAGTCAATTGGTCGTCGTCGCATTGCCCAGATCACTCGCGATGCAGAGATTGCTGAGGCCGAAGCCCTAGGGGAAGCCGATCGCCGCGAGGCCGATGCCCAGCAGCAGGCAGAAGTTGCTCGCGCCCAGGCGGCAACGGTGGTGCAGCAGCGCCAGAACGAACTGCGCAAAATCAAGGCGCAACTCGATCAGCAAGTCCGCTCCGAGGAAGAACGGACAACCGCCGCCGCTAAGGAAGCTCGTGCTCGGGCGGAGCAGCGCCTCCAATCGCTACGGGCGGAGCTCGAAAAACTCCGGCTAGAAGCCGATGAGGTCTTACCTGCCGAAGCTCAACGGGTGGCCAAGACCCTGCAAGCCCGCGGTAGTGCGGCGGTGCTGGCTGAGAATGCCAAAGCGGCTGCAGAAGTGAGCGATCGCCTCAGTCAAGTCTGGCGATCAGCAGGCCCCGAAGCGGCGGAACTCTTCTTGATTCAACAGATTGAAATGGTGCTGCGAGAAGCGGCGCAAATTCCCGGACGGCTGCACCTCCACAAGGTTCGGGTCGTCGATGGCGGCGATGGCCAAGCCCTAGCCCGCTTGATTAATGCCTATCCAGAAATTGTCCAGCAGTTCCTACAGAGGGTGGACTCCACCTTGGGGCTGGATGTGATCGGAACCCTGAGCCGTCGTCCTGGAGGTGAAGTCTAA